One genomic segment of Panicum virgatum strain AP13 chromosome 2N, P.virgatum_v5, whole genome shotgun sequence includes these proteins:
- the LOC120660177 gene encoding E3 ubiquitin-protein ligase UPL1-like isoform X1, translating into MKLKRRRAVEVPPNIKSFIESVTAVPLDNVELSLKDFAWEFDKGDFHHWVDLFNHFDSFFESYIKSRKDLQLEDNFLDVDPPFPREAILQILRVSRIILENCTNRHFYSFFEQHLSALLASTDADIVEASLQTLMAFVNKSVGKSSIRSTFLTSKLFAFSQGWGGREGGLGLIVCSLPTVSDPVSTEVGSTLHFEFYRGADKSDKSQSLDNENRLEVIHLSNVNTCKGTDLEILDKLVKDYSVPHALRFPLLTRLRFARAFDSLACRRQYICIRLYAFIVLVQAGHDTEGLSSFLNYEPEFIDELLSLLSYEDDIPEKIRILGILSLVALCQDRSHQPTVLSSVTSGGHRGILPSLMQKAVDSIISGSMKWSIIFAEALLSLVSMLVSSTPGSLALQEAGFIPTILPLLKDTNTQHLHLVSTAVYVIESFLDYHNPSSALFRDLGGLDDTIARLKIEVSQVEIGSKKVEESQPINKGKEVEICPPVPDMQSPCSEALVLYNRKSLMKVLLRTISLATYVPGSSARVDGSEENVLPPCLCTIFRRGKDFGGGVFSLAANVMSDLIHRDPTCYTVLDAAGLPQAFLDAIMDGALYNSDAVSCIPQCLDALCLNISGLQLVKDRNALRCFVKIFTSRSFLKALSGDTTGALSSGLDELLRHASSLRSSGVDMFIEILNTVSKIGCGGDSNSCTGCDNSSATVLMDTDVVGGTTQSESVPSEMGCSGKMIEAPLDAMTSSSIELFLPECICNVACLLETVLQNTDTCRLFVEKKGIEAVLQLLKLPVIPVSVSTGQSISVAFKNFSPQHSVSLARAVCLFLRDHLKLTNDLLGSISGTKLTDSEPVKQSALLKSLCTLEGLLSVANFLLKGTTIMVSELAFADAEVLKELGKVYIEVTWHMSLLSDAKVDKQESDEDGVPGDASISNASERDSDDDSSAVPVARYMNSVSTRASSSPWSMEQDFVSAVRSAANMHRHGRHSLSRIRGRLSGVLDASHTDIDGPYSPAEISGSHDASKKSPEVIISELLTKLGYTMRSFLSTLVKGLPARRRADSNLSPASRSLVTALAQLFLSALGYSGHSAAGFEMSLSVKCRYLGKVVEDMAVLTFDSRRRSCNSALVNSFYVNGTFKEVLTTFEATSQLLWTLPFSVPAAGTDQGSSISEKASHNSWLLDTLQSYCKLLECYVNSTFLLSPSSSHNQLLVQPIVTELSINLFPVPSEPESFVRMLQSQVLDAVLPVWNHTMLPECSLALVTSLVSIMNNICSAVGDLKQGRNSVGVANQRVTSPPLDEAAIATIVEMGFSRARAEEALRSVRTNSVEMATDWLFSHPEEFVQEDVQLAQVLALSLGTSIETPKEDGSNKNGIATAEEKGVFVLPLDDILTVSTKLFCSSNSAMTFPLTDLLVTLCNRNKGEYRQRVVLYLFEQLRRFSSDAIVDTGALYSVGHLLALLLSGDSGIREIGAENGVVTYVINMLENLKSRTNQTDHSWNSISALLLVLDSMLQFNPKLNTETIDGASKSISDASSADSKANPVPPDGKKTETMDSADYASATNVFENILGKPTGYLTDEESQKALVFCCEFIKKRVPATVMQAVLQLSARLTKTHSLATQFFENGGLSSLLNLPSACIFPGFETIASAIVRHLIEDPQTLQSAMELEIRQSLVNRGSRTPRSFLTNMAPLICRDPVIFMRAVTSVCQLDSSGGRMNVVLLKDKEKDTEKQKVPSTESGAPCNEPVRMAADIKSIDTPNRCSRSQKKVPASLSQVIDQLLEIIMSYPSASKEQGFDGYSLLSPMDVDEPNTKGKSKVDDGQEFDGGALSERSALLSKLSFILKLMSEILLMYVHAVGIILRRDTEISQSRSCDQGAGHSGLLHHIFYLLLPLSSVKTADWTGKLSERASCFLVALCCRSAEGRRRVISEIVKAFNYFIDSASSTSRGSLIPDRKVLAFSELVNSILSRNSQSNLPVLGCSPDIAKPMVDGGMVQSLSGFLKVIDLDHPDAAKVVNLILKALDSLTRTAYASDQVLKSDRYTKNRLLGSHEQTHEADGTVILEQSTDIRHHHTDNIIQSTSQQAQELSHGDGDNNENHGQPAEHEMGVDPVDNNSSGNPPMNGVEFMQEEAIEGNVMAPSTDVGLAFPVQHQVDDEMAEEDEDIGEEGEDEDEDDEEIADEGTGLMSIADTDIEDQENNAIGDEYNDDLMDEEDDDDFLENRVIEVRWRESLTGMDHHLRFSRGRADSSGFIDISSESFHGVGTDDSFNMHRSFGLERRRQSGSRSLLDRPRSDGNAFLHPLLVRPTQSREGTGSVWPSGGTSSRDFHTLSFGNSDIPLYMLDAGFPPETAPPVFGEHVVSTAPPPLMDFSLGMDSLRIRRGPGDNPWTDDGQPQAGNHAAAIAQAVEDQFVSQLSVACNSNNAQVQPEQNGNDVNAYLPSPDTENTEPVATNSPAQPVGSPQQVHTVNQEPAPANDRFCPTNVQVNQQGFVHDNCVEEAVQQTAADDPVPQNDEIMSVADTQLCGCPERDSLSGNQSHDHIMHNEIEAPQQLQLSSDPREAPSDLESSCHALVTSASTAPELSDAHVDSAAVNADADMNSVDIAENEVGNSAPGSYGNDMSSRRHEEAHQEPQIEQLNANNEVSSANEIDPTFLEALPEDLRAEVLASQQNRSAPAASYTPPAAEEIDPEFLAALPPDIQAEVLAQQRAQRIAHSQPVGRPVDMDNASIIATFPPDLREEVLLTSSEAVLSALPSALLAEAQMLRDRELSRYRARGSLFGGSYRLGGRRLPADNQTVIDRAVGVTMGRRVISASQVSSKGKDVEGTPLLDSDALRALIRLLQLAQPLSKGLLQRLMFNLCAHSVTRVTLVGHLLDMIKPESEGLSISCMATYRLHGCQWNIVYAQPYSANGLPPLVTRRLLEILTYLASNHPSVADLLVHFNPSVSSNHLTLQDSEEVSQESPSLKMKQSSSESYTPILLFLKLLNKPLFLRSRLYLEQVMCLLEVVVNNAASQIDYRPRSAQIANSSGVKLADGAPSQTQVEPSTLEQGHIQGNDQNKDVEVPASCAQQDVNVHAILTQLPDADLYNLCNILALEGLTDKVYSLAAEVVKKLASVAKSHRKFFSIELAGVARSLSSPAVEELVTLKNTQMLGLSTCSMAGAAILRVLQVLSTLTSDVIDSGHEQDMAQEEQSILWDLNVGLEPLWQELSDCISATEAKLVHNSTFASPVPLGDALEVGASSSISPPLPPGTQRLLPFIESFFVLCEKLHTTQPLTQSDYNVTAHEVKELVGSSSSPSLKAGGICNVTFIRVAEKHRRLLNVYIRQNPSLLEKSLSMMLKVPRLIDFDNKRAYFRSRIRQQHDQHLSAPLRISVRRAYVLEDSYNQLRLRRTQDLKGRLTVQFQGEEGIDAGGLTREWYQLLSRVIFDKGALLFTTVGNNATFQPNPNSVYQTEHLSYFKFVGRVVAKALFDGQLLDVHFTRSFYKHILGAKVTYHDIEAIDPDYYKNLKWMLENDVSDLPDLTFSMDPDEEKHILYEKTEVTDYELKPGGRNIRVTEETKQEYVDLVAEHILTTAIRPQINAFLEGFTELVPRDLIALFNDKELELLISGLPEIDLDDLKANAEYIGYSAASPVIQWFWEVVKVFSKEDMARLLQFVTGTSKVPLEGFKALQGISGPQRFQIHKAYGAPDRLPSAHTCFNQLDLPEYTSKEQLEERLLLAIHEASEGFGFG; encoded by the exons ATGAAGCTCAAGCGGCGACGCGCGGTGGAAGTG CCTCCAAATATAAAATCTTTCATCGAAAGTGTTACAGCAGTTCCTCTTGACAATGTAGAGCTGTCGCTGAAGGATTTTGCATGGGAATTTGACAAG GGGGATTTTCATCACTGGGTGGACCTTTTTAATCACTTTGATTCTTTCTTTGAGAGTTACATTAAATCAAGGAAAGATTTGCAGCTCGAAGATAATTTTCTTGATGTGGACCCCCCATTTCCTAGGGAAGCAATCCTTCAAATTCTTCGAGTATCAAGAATAATCTTGGAAAATTGCACAAATAGACACTTCTATAGTTTCTTTGAG CAGCACCTGTCTGCTCTTCTTGCATCGACAGATGCAGATATTGTTGAAGCAAGCTTGCAGACATTAATGGCTTTTGTAAACAAGTCAGTTGGGAAAAGCTCAATACGCAGTACATTTTTGACTTCAAAGTTATTTGCCTTCTCTCAAGGTTGGGGTGGAAGAGAAGGTGGCCTTGGATTAATAGTGTGTTCTCTGCCCACTGTATCCGATCCAGTTTCCACTGAGGTTGGCTCCACTCTCCATTTTGAGTTTTATCGTGGTGCTGATAAATCAGATAAATCCCAGTCTCTAGATAACGAGAACAGGTTGGAAGTAATTCATTTATCGAATGTCAATACCTGCAAGGGAACAGATCTTGAAATATTGGAcaagttggtcaaggattacaGCGTGCCTCATGCTTTAAGGTTCCCTCTTCTTACAAGATTAAGATTTGCAAGGGCATTTGACTCTTTGGCATGTCGACGCCAATATATCTGTATCCGTTTGTATGCCTTTATTGTTCTTGTGCAAGCAGGCCATGATACTGAAGGTTTATCATCATTTTTGAACTATGAACCGGAATTCATTGATGAACTATTATCATTGCTTAGCTATGAGGATGATATACCAGAAAAAATTAGGATATTGGGAATCCTTTCACTGGTTGCACTATGCCAAGATCGATCTCACCAGCCTACTGTATTGTCCTCGGTAACTTCTGGTGGACATCGTGGTATTCTTCCTAGTCTCATGCAGAAGGCAGTTGATTCTATCATCAGTGGTTCTATGAAATGGTCCATAATATTTGCTGAAGCTCTTCTCTCTCTTGTTTCtatgctggtatcatcaacccCTGGTTCTCTAGCTCTTCAAGAAGCAGGATTTATACCCACCATTTTGCCTCTTCTCAAGGACACAAACACACAACATTTACACCTAGTTAGTACGGCAGTGTATGTCATCGAAAGCTTCCTGGATTATCACAATCCCTCTTCAGCATTGTTCAGAGATCTAGGTGGACTAGACGACACTATTGCACGTCTTAAGATAGAAGTATCACAGGTTGAGATTGGTTCGAAAAAAGTTGAAGAGTCTCAGCCAATCAATAAAGGAAAAGAGGTTGAAATTTGTCCACCAGTTCCAGATATGCAGTCTCCATGTTCTGAAGCCTTGGTTTTATATAATAGGAAGAGCTTAATGAAAGTTTTACTACGTACAATATCTCTGGCAACATATGTGCCTGGTAGCTCTGCTCGTGTGGATGGTTCTGAAGAGAATGTGCTGCCGCCATGTTTATGTACAATTTTTAGGAGAGGCAAGGACTTTGGTGGTGGTGTTTTCTCACTTGCTGCAAATGTTATGAGTGATCTCATACATAGAGACCCAACATGCTATACTGTTCTTGATGCAGCTGGTTTGCCACAAGCATTTCTTGATGCCATAATGGATGGTGCACTTTACAACTCTGATGCAGTCTCGTGTATACCacagtgtttggatgcattatGTTTGAACATTAGTGGTCTTCAATTAGTAAAGGACCGCAATGCTTTAAGATGCTTTGTGAAAATCTTTACCTCCAGATCATTTTTGAAAGCGCTTAGTGGGGACACAACAGGGGCCTTATCAAGTGGACTCGATGAATTATTGCGCCATGCATCATCATTACGTTCCTCTGGAGTTGACATGTTTATTGAAATCTTGAACACTGTTTCAAAAATTGGCTGTGGTGGAGACTCTAATTCCTGTACAGGATGTGATAATTCCTCTGCAACTGTTCTGATGGATACTGATGTGGTGGGAGGTACAACACAGAGTGAGAGTGTACCTTCTGAAATGGGATGCTCAGGAAAAATGATTGAGGCTCCTCTAGATGCTATGACATCTTCTTCCATTGAGTTATTTCTTCCTGAGTGCATATGCAATGTTGCTTGTCTCCTTGAAACTGTTCTGCAAAATACTGATACTTGCAGGCtattcgttgagaaaaaagGAATCGAGGCTGTTCTCCAACTGTTGAAGTTGCCAGTAATACCTGTATCTGTTTCAACTGGTCAGAGTATATCTGTCGCATTTAAAAACTTCTCACCTCAGCATTCTGTTTCTCTGGCAAGAGCAGTGTGCTTATTTCTTCGAGACCACCTTAAATTGACAAATGACCTGTTGGGTTCGATTTCTGGAACTAAGCTTACCGATAGTGAACCTGTGAAGCAATCAGCTCTCCTGAAATCACTTTGTACTCTTGAAGGGCTTTTGTCTGTTGCCAATTTTCTTCTGAAGGGAACAACTATTATGGTCTCAGAACTGGCTTTTGCAGATGCTGAGGTATTGAAGGAATTGGGGAAGGTTTATATTGAAGTGACATGGCATATGTCTTTACTCAGTGATGCCAAGGTGGATAAGCAGGAGTCAGATGAAGATGGTGTACCTGGAGATGCGTCAATTTCTAATGCATCTGAAAGGGATAGTGATGATGACTCAAGTGCAGTACCAGTTGCAAGATATATGAATTCTGTTTCCACGAGGGCTTCTTCATCACCCTGGAGTATGGAGCAAGATTTTGTATCAGCAGTCCGATCTGCTGCAAACATGCACCGCCATGGTCGGCACTCGCTATCAAGGATACGTGGGCGCCTAAGTGGAGTATTGGATGCATCACATACTGATATCGACGGTCCTTATTCTCCAGCAGAGATCTCTGGGAGTCATGATGCTTCAAAGAAAAGCCCTGAAGTTAttatttctgaacttctgacAAAACTTGGCTACACCATGCGTTCCTTCCTCTCTACCCTTGTCAAAGGATTACCAGCTCGTCGTCGGGCTGACTCTAATCTTAGCCCAGCTTCAAGAAGTCTTGTGACTGCACTAGCACAACTTTTCCTTAGTGCTCTTGGTTACTCTGGACATTCTGCTGCTGGCTTTGAGATGTCGTTATCTGTTAAATGCCGGTACCTTGGGAAGGTTGTGGAAGACATGGCTGTGCTTACATTTGACAGCAGACGTCGCTCATGCAATTCTGCACTTGTTAATAGTTTTTATGTGAATGGGACATTCAAGGAAGTTCTAACTACCTTTGAGGCCACCAGTCAGTTACTATGGACGCTTCCTTTCTCAGTCCCTGCTGCTGGCACAGATCAAGGTTCCTCTATTAGTGAGAAGGCATCTCACAATTCGTGGCTTCTGGATACATTACAGAGCTACTGTAAATTGCTGGAATGTTATGTGAACTCTACATTTTTATTGTCTCCATCCTCTTCTCATAATCAGCTTCTTGTCCAGCCTATTGTCACTGAACTGTCAATTAATCTATTCCCTGTGCCTTCAGAGCCAGAATCATTTGTTCGTATGCTGCAATCTCAAGTTCTGGATGCAGTTCTTCCTGTTTGGAATCACACAATGCTTCCTGAATGCAGCCTGGCTCTTGTTACCTCACTGGTGTCAATTATGAACAATATATGCTCTGCTGTTGGAGATCTGAAGCAAGGCCGCAATAGTGTCGGAGTTGCCAACCAGCGTGTTACTAGCCCCCCTCTTGATGAGGCAGCTATTGCTACAATTGTTGAAATGGGATTTTCAAGAGCTAGGGCAGAAGAAGCTCTGAGAAGCGTCAGAACCAACAGTGTGGAGATGGCAACTGATTGGTTGTTTAGCCATCCAGAAGAATTTGTTCAAGAAGATGTGCAGCTTGCACAGGTTCTAGCTTTGTCACTTGGAACCTCCATTGAAACACCCAAGGAGGATGGGAGCAATAAGAATGGTATAGCTACTGCTGAAGAAAAAGGTGTATTTGTGCTCCCTTTGGATGACATTCTCACTGTATCGACAAAGCTTTTCTGCTCTAGTAATTCTGCCATGACTTTCCCATTGACTGACCTTCTAGTGACACTATGCAACCGGAATAAGGGAGAATACCGACAACGGGTAGTACTCTATCTTTTTGAGCAACTAAGACGTTTTTCATCTGATGCCATCGTTGATACAGGTGCTTTGTATTCTGTTGGCCACTTGTTAGCTTTGCTTCTGAGTGGAGACAGTGGCATACGTGAAATTGGTGCTGAAAATGGTGTCGTCACTTATGTTATTAACATGTTAGAAAATCTTAAATCAAGGACAAACCAGACAGATCATAGTTGGAATTCTATCAGTGCACTGTTGCTTGTATTGGATAGCATGCTACAATTTAATCCAAAGCTTAATACAGAAACAATAGATGGTGCATCCAAGTCAATTTCTGATGCATCCAGTGCTGACAGCAAGGCAAATCCAGTGCCACCTGACGGAAAGAAAACTGAAACCATGGATTCAGCAGACTATGCAAGTGCTACTAATGTGTTCGAAAATATTTTGGGAAAACCTACAGGCTATTTGACTGATGAGGAGAGCCAAAAGGCACTGGTTTTCTGCTGTGAGTTCATCAAGAAACGTGTGCCAGCAACGGTTATGCAAGCCGTTCTTCAGCTCAGTGCCCGCTTGACAAAGACACATTCTCTTGCCACTCAGTTCTTTGAAAATGGTGGCCTATCATCTCTGTTAAATCTCCCAAGCGCTTGCATCTTTCCTGGATTTGAAACCATAGCGTCTGCCATTGTGCGCCACCTCATTGAGGATCCTCAGACCTTGCAGAGTGCCATGGAATTGGAGATACGCCAATCATTAGTTAACCGTGGCAGTCGTACTCCACGCTCATTCCTGACAAATATGGCACCGCTGATATGTAGGGATCCTGTGATCTTCATGAGGGCTGTAACTTCAGTCTGCCAATTAGATTCTTCTGGAGGGAGAATGAATGTAGTCCTGTTGAAGGATAAGGAAAAAGACACGGAGAAACAGAAAGTTCCTTCGACAGAAAGTGGTGCGCCATGTAATGAACCTGTTCGGATGGCAGCTGATATTAAGTCAATTGATACACCAAACAGATGTTCACGGAGCCAAAAAAAGGTTCCTGCTAGTCTCTCTCAAGTGATCGATCAGCTTCTTGAGATCATTATGAGCTATCCATCTGCAAGCAAAGAGCAGGGGTTTGATGGTTACTCCCTGTTGAGTCCAATGGATGTTGATGAACCAAACACTAAGGGAAAATCTAAAGTTGATGATGGCCAAGAGTTTGATGGTGGTGCCCTCTCTGAGAGATCTGCCTTGCTGTCAAAATTGTCATTTATCCTTAAGTTGATGAGTGAGATACTTCTAATGTATGTGCATGCAGTAGGGATAATTCTGAGACGGGATACAGAGATATCACAGTCACGAAGTTGTGATCAAGGTGCAGGACACAGTGGTTTACTGCATCATATATTCTATCTGCTGCTTCCACTCTCTTCAGTCAAAACTGCTGATTGGACAGGAAAGTTGTCTGAGAGAGCTTCCTGTTTCTTGGTAGCTTTGTGCTGCAGGTCTGCTGAAGGTCGTAGAAGGGTTATTTCTGAAATTGTGAAGGCATTTAACTATTTTATTGATTCAGCAAGCAGTACCTCCAGAGGATCTTTGATACCTGACAGAAAAGTTTTGGCTTTCTCTGAGCTGGTAAATTCAATATTGTCGCGGAATAGTCAGAGCAACTTACCTGTTCTTGGTTGCTCGCCTGATATTGCAAAACCTATGGTAGATGGTGGAATGGTACAATCTCTTTCTGGTTTTCTGAAAGTAATTGATCTGGACCATCCAGATGCTGCAAAGGTTGTCAACTTGATATTGAAGGCTTTGGATAGCCTCACCAGGACTGCTTATGCTAGTGATCAAGTTCTCAAGTCAGATCGATATACCAAGAACAGATTGCTAGGGTCACATGAACAAACACATGAAGCTGATGGCACTGTAATTCTTGAGCAAAGCACAGATATCAGACATCATCATACTGACAACATCATCCAATCTACAAGTCAACAAGCGCAAGAACTGTCTCATGGTGATGGGGACAATAACGAGAACCATGGCCAACCTGCTGAGCATGAAATGGGAGTCGATCCAGTGGACAATAATTCTAGTGGTAATCCTCCAATGAATGGTGTGGAGTTCATGCAGGAGGAAGCAATTGAAGGTAACGTTATGGCTCCTAGTACTGATGTTGGTTTGGCTTTCCCAGTGCAACACCAAGTTGATGACGAAATggctgaagaagatgaggatatTGGGGAAGAaggtgaggatgaggatgaggatgatgaggaaaTAGCAGATGAGGGAACTGGTTTGATGTCCATAGCTGACACAGATATCGAGGACCAGGAGAACAATGCTATTGGTGACGAATACAATGATGACCTGATGGATgaagaggatgatgatgacttTCTTGAGAACCGTGTTATAGAAGTGAGATGGAGGGAGAGCTTGACTGGAATGGATCATCATCTCAGATTTTCCAGGGGTCGTGCAGACTCAAGTGGTTTTATTGATATATCTTCTGAGTCATTTCATGGTGTGGGGACGGATGATTCATTTAATATGCATCGTTCATTCGGtcttgagcgccgccgccaaagTGGAAGTAGGTCACTTCTTGATCGACCAAGGTCTGATGGAAATGCTTTTCTTCATCCACTGCTTGTCAGGCCAACTCAGTCTAGGGAGGGAACTGGTTCGGTATGGCCCTCTGGAGGAACCTCATCAAGAGATTTTCACACACTATCTTTTGGTAATTCAGACATCCCCTTGTACATGTTAGATGCTGGATTTCCACCAGAAACTGCTCCCCCAGTGTTCGGTGAGCATGTTGTAAGTACTGCTCCACCACCATTGATGGATTTTTCACTTGGTATGGATTCCCTCCGAATTAGGCGGGGCCCTGGAGATAATCCATGGACTGATGATGGCCAACCACAGGCAGGTAATCATGCAGCTGCTATTGCTCAGGCAGTGGAGGATCAATTTGTGTCACAGTTATCTGTGGCTTGTAATTCAAATAATGCTCAGGTGCAGCCTGAACAGAATGGCAATGATGTGAATGCATACTTACCATCACCAGATACAGAAAATACTGAACCTGTAGCAACCAATTCTCCTGCTCAACCTGTTGGTAGTCCTCAGCAAGTTCATACTGTTAACCAAGAACCTGCTCCTGCAAATGATCGATTTTGTCCTACGAATGTGCAGGTAAATCAACAGGGTTTTGTCCACGATAATTGTGTTGAGGAAGCGGTACAGCAAACAGCAGCTGATGATCCTGTACCTCAGAATGATGAAATAATGTCTGTTGCTGATACACAGCTTTGTGGTTGTCCTGAAAGAGATTCCCTATCTGGTAATCAAAGTCATGATCATATTATGCACAATGAGATTGAAGCACCTCAACAACTTCAGTTGAGTAGTGATCCTAGGGAAGCACCATCTGATCTGGAGTCAAGCTGCCATGCCCTTGTCACTTCTGCAAGTACTGCTCCTGAGCTGAGTGATGCTCATGTAGATTCTGCTGCAGTGAATGCGGATGCTGACATGAACAGTGTTGATATTGCTGAAAATGAAGTTGGGAACTCAGCTCCTGGTTCTTATGGCAATGATATGTCTTCTAGGAGACATGAAGAAGCTCATCAAGAGCCTCAGATAGAGCAACTAAATGCTAACAATGAGGTCTCTAGTGCTAATGAAATTGATCCCACATTTCTTGAAGCATTGCCTGAGGATCTTCGTGCAGAGGTCCTTGCTTCTCAGCAGAACCGTTCTGCCCCAGCTGCTTCCTATACTCCACCAGCTGCAGAAGAAATAGATCCTGAGTTTTTGGCTGCTCTCCCCCCAGACATACAAGCTGAGGTTCTAGCCCAGCAGCGAGCACAGAGGATTGCTCACTCTCAACCAGTTGGTCGGCCAGTAGATATGGATAATGCTTCAATTATAGCAACTTTCCCTCCTGATCTACGTGAAGAG GTGCTTTTGACCTCATCAGAAGCAGTTCTGTCTGCCCTTCCTTCAGCTTTACTTGCCGAAGCTCAAATGCTACGGGACAGAGAATTGAGTCGATATCGTGCTAGAGGAAGCCTATTTGGTGGAAGCTACAGACTTGGAGGGAGGAGGTTGCCAGCAGATAATCAGACAGTTATAGACAGGGCTGTTGGTGTTACTATGGGTAGAAGGGTTATTTCTGCTTCACAAGTCAGTTCAAAGGGTAAAGATGTGGAAGGGACCCCACTTCTGGACTCAGATGCCCTACGTGCACTTATTCGTCTTCTGCAGTTGGCTCAG CCACTCAGCAAAGGCCTTCTTCAAAGGCTTATGTTCAATCTGTGTGCACACAGTGTCACACGTGTTACCTTGGTTGGCCATCTGCTCGACATGATTAAACCTGAATCTGAGGGGCTTAGCATATCTTGCATGGCTACATACAGATTGCATGGATGTCAGTGGAACATTGTTTATGCGCAACCTTACTCTGCAAATG GTTTGCCTCCACTTGTGACACGGCGACTTCTTGAAATCCTGACATATCTTGCTTCTAATCATCCATCTGTTGCGGATCTTTTGGTCCATTTCAATCCTTCAGTTAGTTCAAACCATTTGACATTACAGGACAGTGAAGAGGTATCTCAAGAAAGTCCATCGTTGAAGATGAAGCAGTCATCTTCAGAGAGTTATACACCTATTCTATTGTTTCTTAAGCTCCTAAACAAACCCTTATTTCTGCGCAGTCGACTGTATCTTGAGCAG GTGATGTGTTTGCTTGAAGTTGTGGTCAACAATGCTGCGTCCCAAATTGATTATCGACCTCGCTCTGCTCAGATTGCTAACAGTTCAGGTGTTAAATTGGCTGATGGGGCACCGTCTCAAACACAGGTGGAACCATCTACTCTGGAACAAGGTCATATCCAGGGTAATGACCAAAACAAAGATGTTGAGGTCCCAGCGTCATGTGCTCAGCAGGATGTCAATGTGCATGCCATTCTTACTCAGCTTCCTGATGCTGACTTATATAATCTATGCAATATTCTGGCACTTGAGGG TCTTACAGATAAAGTGTACTCGCTTGCTGCGGAGGTGGTGAAAAAATTGGCTAGTGTTGCCAAATCGCATCGGAAATTCTTTTCCATCGAGTTAGCTGGTGTTGCTCGGAGTTTAAGTTCTCCTGCAGTAGAGGAGCTTGTAACACTGAAGAACACTCAAATGCTTGGGCTCAGTACTTGTTCTATGGCTGGAGCTGCTATCTTGCGGGTACTGCAAGTCCTATCTACATTGACATCAGATGTGATTGATAGTGGACATGAACAAGATATGGCACAGGAAGAGCAGTCCATTTTGTGGGATTTGAATGTTGGTCTGGAACCTTTGTGGCAAGAATTAAGTGATTGTATAAGTGCCACAGAGGCAAAACTTGTACACAATTCAACATTTGCTTCCCCTGTTCCATTGGGGGATGCTTTGGAAGTTGGTGCTTCGTCCTCTATTTCTCCACCACTTCCTCCAGGCACTCAACGCTTGCTGCCGTTCATAGAATCGTTTTTTGTTCTCTGTGAGAAGCTTCATACAACTCAACCACTTACACAATCAGATTACAATGTTACTGCTCATGAAGTGAAAGAATTAGTTGGAAGTTCATCGTCGCCTTCATTGAAGGCTGGTGGAATCTGCAATGTTACTTTTATAAGGGTTGCAGAAAAACATCGACGGCTACTCAATGTTTACATTCGACAAAACCCAAGCTTACTAGAGAAATCACTTTCTATGATGTTGAAAGTACCAAGGCTGATAGATTTTGACAACAAGCGTGCTTACTTCCGGTCACGCATCAGACAGCAACATGATCAGCATCTTTCAGCTCCTCTACGCATTAGTGTTCGCAGAGCTTATGTTTTGGAGGATTCATATAATCAGTTGAGATTACGTCGTACCCAGGACCTGAAAGGTCGCTTGACTGTGCAGTTTCAAGGAGAAGAGGGTATAGATGCTGGAGGACTTACTAGGGAGTGGTACCAATTGCTCTCACGAGTTATTTTTGACAAAGGAGCTCTTCTCTTCACCACAGTAGGAAACAATGCGACTTTCCAGCCTAATCCCAACTCTGTTTATCAAACAGAGCACCTTTCATATTTCAAGTTTGTTGGTCGAGTG GTTGCTAAAGCATTATTTGATGGCCAATTATTGGATGTCCACTTCACCCGTTCATTTTACAAACACATCCTCGGTGCTAAAGTAACATATCATGATATAGAGGCTATCGATCCTGATTACTACAAAAATTTGAAGTGGATGCTGGAG AATGATGTAAGTGACCTTCCTGATTTAACATTCAGCATGGATCCTGACGAGGAAAAACATATTCTCTATGAGAAGACTGAG GTTACTGATTATGAGCTAAAACCCGGTGGAAGAAACATCAGGGTCACTGAGGAAACAAAGCAAGAATATGTTGACCTTGTAGCTGAACATATACTGACCACAGCAATTCGTCCTCAAATTAATGCTTTCCTTGAGGGCTTCACAGAGTTAGTTCCAAGGGACCTAATAGCCCTATTTAATGATAAAGAACTTGAACTACTGATCAGTGGTCTTCCTGAAATTGACC TGGATGATCTGAAGGCTAATGCGGAATACATTGGATATTCTGCTGCATCTCCTGTCATCCAGTGGTTCTGGGAAGTTGTTAAAGTATTCAGCAAGGAGGACATGGCCAGACTACTGCAGTTTGTTACTGGAACATCAAAG GTACCATTGGAAGGTTTCAAAGCACTACAAGGTATTTCTGGTCCCCAGAGATTTCAGATTCATAAGGCTTACGGAGCTCCAGATCGGCTTCCATCTGCTCATACATG CTTTAACCAGTTGGACTTACCGGAATACACCTCAAAGGAGCAATTAGAAGAGCGCCTGCTTCTTGCCATTCATGAAGCTAGTGAAGGTTTTGGCTTTGGCTGA